One window from the genome of Magnolia sinica isolate HGM2019 chromosome 4, MsV1, whole genome shotgun sequence encodes:
- the LOC131243649 gene encoding UDP-glucuronic acid decarboxylase 6, whose product MAGDSPNGVHNSASKPPPCPSPLRNSKFFQANMRILITGGAGFIGSHLVDRLMQNEKNEVIVADNFFTGSKDNLKKWIGHPRFELIRHDVTEPLLIEVDQIFHLACPASPIFYKHNPVKTIKTNVIGTLNMLGLAKRVGARILLTSTSEVYGDPLEHPQNEEYWGNVNPIGVRSCYDEGKRVAETLMFDYHRQHGIEIRIARIFNTYGPRMNIDDGRVVSNFIAQALRDEPLTVQSPGTQTRSFCYVSDMVDGLIRLMEGDNTGPINIGNPGEFTMMELAETVKELVNPSVLVKIVENTPDDPRQRKPDITRAKKLLGWEPTITLREGLPLMEEDFRQRLGVPKK is encoded by the exons ATGGCGGGTGATTCTCCCAATGGTGTTCATAATTCTGCATCCAAGCCGCCTCCATGCCCATCTCCTTTACGAAATTCCAAATTTTTCCAG GCCAATATGAGAATTTTGATAACTGGTGGCGCTGGGTTCATTGGCTCTCACTTGGTGGATAGGTTGAtgcaaaatgaaaaaaatgag GTGATTGTTGCTGATAACTTCTTCACTGGTTCAAAAGACAACCTCAAAAAATGGATTGGCCATCCAAGATTTGAGCTTATTCGTCATG ATGTCACAGAGCCATTACTGATAGAGGTTGATCAGATATTTCATCTTGCTTGCCCTGCTTCTCCAATTTTCTACAAACATAACCCTGTAAAG ACAATAAAGACAAATGTGATTGGCACACTGAATATGTTGGGACTTGCTAAGCGAGTTGGAGCCAG GATTTTGCTGACATCAACTTCAGAGGTGTATGGAGATCCCCTTGAGCATCCACAAAATGAGGAATATTGGGGCAATGTCAACCCAATTG GAGTTAGGAGTTGCTATGATGAGGGGAAGCGTGTAGCAGAGACTTTGATGTTTGATTATCATAGGCAGCATGGCATAG AAATACGCATTGCTAGGATATTCAATACTTACGGCCCACGAATGAATATTGACGACGGGCGTGTCGTTAGCAATTTCATTGCTCAAGCGCTCCG AGATGAGCCGTTGACAGTCCAGTCTCCAGGAACACAAACCCGGAGTTTCTGTTATGTTTCTGATATG GTTGATGGCCTTATTCGACTCATGGAAGGGGATAACACCGGTCCAATTAACATTGGAAATCCTG GTGAATTTACAATGATGGAACTTGCCGAAACAGTGAAGGAG CTGGTTAATCCATCAGTGTTGGTGAAGATCGTGGAGAACACACCGGATGACCCACGCCAAAGGAAGCCAGACATCACAAGGGCGAAGAAATTGCTAGGATGGGAGCCGACGATCACATTGCGTGAGGGCCTTCCGCTAATGGAAGAGGATTTCCGACAGCGGCTCGGGGTCCCAAAGAAGTGA